The DNA segment AGGggaaacacacaaaacataaaactACCATGGTTATTCTGCTCTTGGCTGCAGCATTAATGAATGTAATATTGCTAAAAAGTGGCTTTAAGCCTAATTTTGCAAGGTTGTTTTTCCTCAACAACCGTAGCCATGACCACTACTATTTAGAATGCACAACTTAGAGCAGGCTCAACTATTCATGATATCACAGAATCATCTGGCATAGGGATAGTTGGCTATGacacaaaatagacaaaatattccaacaatgaagagaggagagagataaaacaactaCATAAAAACCAAATAATAAAGTTTTGAGAATGACATCATCAAAATCCAAACAATTACCTGCTAGGAGTGACGTCTGCTGCTGACAAGCTTTGCTCACATGCCTTAAGGCCCGTGTTGAGTTATTCATGTTGGCAATTGCACTGGTGAGAGCCTCTTGTACATCCTGGGGATAGCTCAGGGGTCCTACAGATCCATCCTGTGGCATCCTTCGGCGTATCCTCTTAACAGCTCCCTGGATATCCTTACTGGCATTCACAATGTCACGGCACACTAAGGCAACATCAGATGATTCATGCTGAGGCTGTTAACAAAATTTGGAAAGTTACAAAGCACACTTCTATATCATACTGAGTGTGGCTTAGCCTCTCAGGTTGCTGCTACATGCATCTGTTTTTCAGTTCTAAACACTGCtttatcttctaaactttgttcaCATAATTTACTTTTCCTTACATGTCACTGTTAATTCTCATAAATTTTTTGCCAAACTGGAATACATGTAAATCTAGCCAACACCTCTCTGCATCTTGTAAATGTAAAAAGGATTACATAATAATGCATAAAAGCCCTACTTACATGCAGCATAGTGAGGATAGCTGAGCTGTATGTACTAGCAGCATCAGTTCCTGAGGACAGTACTCTTGCCACATCAGTCAGGTAGAGAGACTGGTTGATCTTCTCAGCAGCAAGATGAGCAGGATACACTGTCGAGAAGTAACCAACAGTCTTCTCCAAGGCATCCATTGGTGTATTTTCATCTAGCTGTGATattggagtgagagagaaaagttaaCAATGGTGTACACTCTTAGAATTAGAGTAAATGTATTGCACTTGCGtaattccttttattcctttaggGAGTTGACTGAGGGAGATTCTTTCATTCCACATTAAAAAGGATGAACATTTTATCTGCATAACACTAAATTCCCTTATTTTCGTTACTATTCTGcaaaggtaaagaaggaagaataagtatTCCCAACACAGTTTATCATGTTTTCACagagtgataagaaaaaaatcaaattttccCAGTGATCGGATGAGATCTACACAGGAAAGTCCCTTTTCATGAGGAACATTTCCCACACCCTTGCCAAATCAATACAGCTTCAGTCAGGTCTTTTCATCCTACCTGGTCTTTCCTGAGAAGGTCTACGTAGAAGTCAATGTTACGCTCGTGGGAAGCCATCTCACCATACAAGGTTCCTAGCTTAAGGAACACTTCTACGTTGCATGTATTGAGCACTTGTTCATATTGGTGCAGCAGAGCCTGTGGAGGTTTAGTtaataacattaaaagaaaattatccaaaacaaaaacaagtgttaCTTTGTCATTACCTTTGCTAACAGTAACCAATCCGTTTAAtactgtgagataaaattctgtacatatatatttcataatgttaattctattctaaatgtaatcctgtaaaaaaaaagaacaagtacaTCAATATTGTCAAATATTAACTTTTCACAGCACAAAGATCtgttataatacaaaaaaaaatcaataaaataaaaataatcattacaacacATTTCTAGACTGCTGTTTTATCCTGTATCCTGCAAAATCCTGCTACTATCAACTATGAACACAACTGTACCTGAAGTGCATACAGAAGCTGCAGAAGGCGCGAGGCAAAGGCATATTGCTCAACTGAATGAGACTTGAGCACTGTGTTCCTGTCGATGGTGTCCGGAGCTGGATATTTGTCCCTCAAGCCACCAATGACAATTTCAGCCTTCCACACCATCCTGGCCACGAGCAGCAGCACAAGCACAGCATCATGGTCACCTGTCAGGGAGTACATTCAtatgaaattaaaatgaaatcaCTCAAAACTATGAATcatgaagaacaaagaaaaaaataatgcatagCAGCGCAGTatttacagagagaaagaggagaaagaggatgattctcagatgtaaaataaaaataaaaagaaaagacttGCCTCCTCTTGTCATAAAGTTATCAGGCATGTACTGAGTAAGGTATGCCACATGTTGGTTGGCTTGAGCAACCTCCAACTGACGTAGTTCCATGTCAATGGCTTTGCTATGAGCCTTTGTTTCAATGAACATTTTCTGTGGATGGAGAAAGATGCTGTTGTAGAATGCAGGTATTTCACTGGTAAAGTTAGTTAACAACTTGATATTCATCTACATGAAAGATCATCTTAAACATGAATTTTAAGAGCCAAAAGCAAATACCTTAACATAATGCTATTAACTTTCAGTTTTCAGTCTTAAAAAGATAAATGCAAATATTTCTATCACATTTCACATACCTCCCTAACTGTCCAGCTTATGTATAGTTCCCATACACTGAATCCAGAAGTAATACAAAATTACAAGGAATCTAAAATATGATATGGATAATCTTCACCACCTAATCTCATTTACCTTAAAGTCAATGATCTCTGAGGGAGTTGCAATTGGCTTGTTAGTCTCCTTCTCAAGGGCCTGACGCAGCTCAATGTTCTGCTCTTGCTGCTTCTGGACTAGCTCTCGGAACTTCTTGATGGTTGACTCCTGGTCCACAATGATCTCATTGGAAGCCTCACGTTCCCTCATAACCTGGGGGGATGCCAAAGTCTCTGAGGCTAGGCAGTTCAAAATAACAGAAGTATCAAAGCTTGATTTATTAGTTCAGTACCTTGTGATTCTCAAACTTCCACCTTCAACTTACCTCCCTGATCTTTCCATTGGCCATGTCGAGCTCTTCTCTTAGCTCAAGCTCTAACTCACGGGCATTCTCCTGGAGCTGGTCATTCATATCGTTGATAGCTTCGAGGTCTGCCACTGTCTCATGGAGCTCAGCCACTTTCTCTTCCAGGTTGAGGTTGCGATCAGTCAACGTCTCCACCATCTCCTCTGCACCCAGAGCTGCATCAACCTGTAACCAGAAGTGAGTATAGGATTTTCCTTAAAGAGGCatgttttaaaagaaaaagaattcaatatcattaaatatctactgcagaaaaaaaagtattatataaATACTATCATTTGCCTTCTTATGACACACAGTACTAACTAAAATTAACAAACCTGTTCCTGAAGATCAGATATTGTTTGTTCCAACTCAGCAACTTGTGATGTCAATTTAACGCGACTGCGGTTGAGTTCTGTAACCTCAGTCTTTTTGGTCTCCATGTCCTTCTGTAGTTTCTGGAGTTCATGCTTGTCATGTGCAGCCAAGTCACGCATTCTAGGAAAGTAAAAAGGATAATCTCCATCATACAAATATTGCATCATACCAATCATACTTTGTTTAATTTTTGAGGGAACTTTCAGTACTGGTAAATGCTTAGGTTGTGGTAAAGAAAATCTAAAATATACTAATCAATTACCCTGTGGTTCCTTTCTTATCTAACACATGCAATCACTAAAATCACTTAATCATTAACCCATtcacgccggtatattttgaagccaaaaataaaagattccgtgTGGCTACAAAATCGTCGGGCATTgcttattttttcgggtgtctcacaTATGGGTTAAAATGTAAATTCCATGTCCAGATTCAACTATAATTATTTCTTGCTTTTTTAACCCTTAATTCTAGCTTAATGTGGAATATCATATATGACTTTTTTGTTTTAACAACTTTTCTTTGGCAAACACATAAGAGCAAGAATTTACTGATTCCAATGACTCCCAGAGAAAAGGCTTGCTCACTGCCTTGTGCCCTTATAAACAAACCAACATCatgatgataagagaaaatatatatatacatatttttattgaaCACTCTCCTTAGCTCTGTGTCTGATTCAGTGATTTTCTTGGCTATATGAAACTtgtaataagtaaaacaaataagCTTTATCAAAGACACCCATAAACAGGGTGCCTGTTGTCAAAATTGCAACCATCCCATTCTATAAAGGTTGGTTGTTTGTATGTCATTGAGTAATATTATCCTACTCCATtgtgctttaaaaaaaatattactccTAATTTCATATTTACTAACAAAAGGAGAAACTCcatctgatggactgatggaaaAAATGCTGTTAATCGTGAAATCCTAAACCAGGAATTGATTGATGTGCAAGAATTTTTGGTTTTCTTGgataaaggagacagaaagaaagaaagaaaagggagtgaaaaaaagaaaagaaaaaaaaaaatggaacatatCCACAAACTTGTACTCCCTTACTTGACCAGTGTTTCTCGCAGACGACTGTTCTGCTGTTCAAGCTGCCTGACTTTGAAGCTTGTGGCCTCCGAATCCCCATCGGTTGGGgttgcaccaccaccaccactcatctCTGTCTTCAGGATTTCCAGGTCCAGTCTGTCAGAGAttaggagaaaggaaaaacatgatgacagtaataataattgtgatgaagttataatagtaataataacaataataacagtaataataataataacgataataataataatagtaataacaacaacaataataataatagtaataacaataataataataataatagtaataataataacaataataataataataatagtcataataatgataataagaatatcaaaagAGGGCCTGCACTTACGTTagctcttctattctctccttggCTTGGTCTAACTCCAGCTGCAGCGTCTCGGCCTTCTCCTCCGCCATCTCCTTGTCTAGGGTCAGCATCTCCACGTTCTCGGTCAGTTCCTGGGTGTCCTCCATGTGCTTATCCTTGGACTCTATTGCCTCCCTGGCATCCTGCTTGGCTTTCTGCATCTCGCGCTGCAACTGGGCCTGAagtgggggagagatagagaaaaaaaagcaatatgaattttagagaatgaggaagaaaagaaaggaacttcgggaaaaacgaaaaatcagagacagataaaaaaaagaaaaagagaggacaggaggatgtacaattcataatttttttttttacttaccacTCATGCACAACATTTTGTTACACTATAAACAAATATTCACAAAATGACTAACCTGAGATTCCATAATCTTGGACTTGAATTCTAACAGCTGTTCTAACTGGAGTTTCAGCTTTTCACTCTCCTTCAACTTCTCCTTATCCTGAGCACGtttcactgtaaaaaaaaagtggTTAAGTAATCACTCTAAAGAGTAATTAATGACATATCTATGTAcacccgcccccacacacacaaatgatttTAAATAACAATTtgaaataaatgtttgtatatcaaGTAACTGTTCAAAACCCAAAAAGAAAATACTTGAATTAATGAATGAAGGTGCTCATGATCTAGTAAATGATGGTgtaaatgcatgtctgtatgaCATAAGGCATTCTAGGGCATGAACAATAAAGGTATACTAAAAATAGTATTTATCTAGAAAGATACaattattcatttaaatatttcttttaatatacatacatacatacatacatgcatacatacattcatacacacacacacacacacacatatatatatatatatatatatatatatatatatatatatatatatatatatatatatatatatatatatatatatatatatatatatatatatatacatacacacacacacacatatattttttttctttctttctttctttttcctttccttttttccaaaaAGGAAATCATGCCCCTTAAGTCTTTCCTGAAATAAGTGACAGATACACATTAAATCTAAGATCTTGAGAAATATCTAAATTTGCATATTAATGTGGAACTTATGACTCACTTTCCCTACactatttcttgtctttctttttatttacttaatcaACTCATGAACATTTCCATTTCTGTTTTCAATTACTTTTGCTATCCTAAATGCCTTTCCCTACAAACAACCCAAGCatattatatcattttctttaaaaatcCACATCAGAgagtaaaatatttatatataacaatggaatcagaataagaagaataaagatgaggaagaataagaataagaataaataaaagaagaaaggaaaaaaaagttaataaaagaaaaagaaagaagaggaagaataatagcACAAAATTGCCCTCTTACCTCTCAGGGTTTCCAACTTTTCGTTCAGGTCCCGAATTTCACCTCGAAGATTCTCCATCTCCTGCTGCATCTGCATGGCCGCCATCTTGTCCTCAAGGGTCTGCATCGCACTGGATGGGGCCCCAGGCGTGTACTGGGGTGTTAACGTCTCCACAAAGTTTGTCTAGTGTAACAGATATTTCAATAAGCTTGGTACATTTGACTCAAgtagaataacaacaacatatatacacacctttaaagatatattttaaaaattcaatTTTAATCTAAGTGctgtcttaaaaaagaaaaaaagaa comes from the Penaeus vannamei isolate JL-2024 chromosome 8, ASM4276789v1, whole genome shotgun sequence genome and includes:
- the DCTN1-p150 gene encoding dynactin subunit 1 isoform X15 gives rise to the protein MSEKPIRVGQRVEVNGKDSLGTVAFVGSTHFSQGKWVGVILDEKKGKNNGSVQGKSYFQCDDGYGIFVRQSQLVPLDTEEEGEDGSAETTPSASSSATTPASDKPKSSLQRLERRPSRFGGHQSLKRKVEPTSLKRKPTGNPVPQKPDRLRLPIGSAGKSAASRDERTPSKESSPRSDMKKTSSFVETNFVETLTPQYTPGAPSSAMQTLEDKMAAMQMQQEMENLRGEIRDLNEKLETLRVKRAQDKEKLKESEKLKLQLEQLLEFKSKIMESQAQLQREMQKAKQDAREAIESKDKHMEDTQELTENVEMLTLDKEMAEEKAETLQLELDQAKERIEELTLDLEILKTEMSGGGGATPTDGDSEATSFKVRQLEQQNSRLRETLVKMRDLAAHDKHELQKLQKDMETKKTEVTELNRSRVKLTSQVAELEQTISDLQEQVDAALGAEEMVETLTDRNLNLEEKVAELHETVADLEAINDMNDQLQENARELELELREELDMANGKIREVMREREASNEIIVDQESTIKKFRELVQKQQEQNIELRQALEKETNKPIATPSEIIDFKKMFIETKAHSKAIDMELRQLEVAQANQHVAYLTQYMPDNFMTRGGDHDAVLVLLLVARMVWKAEIVIGGLRDKYPAPDTIDRNTVLKSHSVEQYAFASRLLQLLYALQALLHQYEQVLNTCNVEVFLKLGTLYGEMASHERNIDFYVDLLRKDQLDENTPMDALEKTVGYFSTVYPAHLAAEKINQSLYLTDVARVLSSGTDAASTYSSAILTMLHPQHESSDVALVCRDIVNASKDIQGAVKRIRRRMPQDGSVGPLSYPQDVQEALTSAIANMNNSTRALRHVSKACQQQTSLLADNENGILGEKLKEFIHQATDLIYGREDLGPESLRLSLSRTQNDINRVANTLEKGEYDFDGSVEERTVQPVVLRAQALKDEMKDTEHIKYKLENKEQDLKDLKLTLKQKNEELSEMTVRRDLAEKKLSTATRDSDLTIEKLQRKLDDTLMMLRRKEKEYDETMDHLQSDIESLETEKGELREKLKALNKKTLYEALSKSSPLTGGVSPSSPTTPSAAGGAPTVGGGVVRDSPMLLQQINDLRTALNHATAAAHYNTAHRMHRQLAALKPIKIHHLGSGEEKRDKTKEEAFEGEKKSIDHINQLTRQASHIQKEVHNMITGVEVVDLSKRRAGTLPCTDLASPAHHLINYNNRINNLRSQITLLQDEITKAVATMKPGGSVETALSTFPSPQLTKAMGEQDLVCVGRLKVPASTSTETSKEPVPVILQPNHLKKLHLQLLK
- the DCTN1-p150 gene encoding dynactin subunit 1 isoform X19, encoding MSEKPIRVGQRVEVNGKDSLGTVAFVGSTHFSQGKWVGVILDEKKGKNNGSVQGKSYFQCDDGYGIFVRQSQLVPLDTEEEGEDGSAETTPSASSSATTPASDKPKSRLPIGSAGKSAASRDERTPSKESSPRSDMKKTSSFVETNFVETLTPQYTPGAPSSAMQTLEDKMAAMQMQQEMENLRGEIRDLNEKLETLRVKRAQDKEKLKESEKLKLQLEQLLEFKSKIMESQAQLQREMQKAKQDAREAIESKDKHMEDTQELTENVEMLTLDKEMAEEKAETLQLELDQAKERIEELTLDLEILKTEMSGGGGATPTDGDSEATSFKVRQLEQQNSRLRETLVKMRDLAAHDKHELQKLQKDMETKKTEVTELNRSRVKLTSQVAELEQTISDLQEQVDAALGAEEMVETLTDRNLNLEEKVAELHETVADLEAINDMNDQLQENARELELELREELDMANGKIREVMREREASNEIIVDQESTIKKFRELVQKQQEQNIELRQALEKETNKPIATPSEIIDFKKMFIETKAHSKAIDMELRQLEVAQANQHVAYLTQYMPDNFMTRGGDHDAVLVLLLVARMVWKAEIVIGGLRDKYPAPDTIDRNTVLKSHSVEQYAFASRLLQLLYALQALLHQYEQVLNTCNVEVFLKLGTLYGEMASHERNIDFYVDLLRKDQLDENTPMDALEKTVGYFSTVYPAHLAAEKINQSLYLTDVARVLSSGTDAASTYSSAILTMLHPQHESSDVALVCRDIVNASKDIQGAVKRIRRRMPQDGSVGPLSYPQDVQEALTSAIANMNNSTRALRHVSKACQQQTSLLADNENGILGEKLKEFIHQATDLIYGREDLGPESLRLSLSRTQNDINRVANTLEKGEYDFDGSVEERTVQPVVLRAQALKDEMKDTEHIKYKLENKEQDLKDLKLTLKQKNEELSEMTVRRDLAEKKLSTATRDSDLTIEKLQRKLDDTLMMLRRKEKEYDETMDHLQSDIESLETEKGELREKLKALNKKTLYEALSKSSPLTGGVSPSSPTTPSAAGGAPTVGGGVVRDSPMLLQQINDLRTALNHATAAAHYNTAHRMHRQLAALKPIKIHHLGSGEEKRDKTKEEAFEGEKKSIDHINQLTRQASHIQKEVHNMITGVEVVDLSKRRAGTLPCTDLASPAHHLINYNNRINNLRSQITLLQDEITKAVATMKPGGSVETALSTFPSPQLTKAMGEQDLVCVGRLKVPASTSTETSKEPVPVILQPNHLKKLHLQLLK
- the DCTN1-p150 gene encoding dynactin subunit 1 isoform X13, which encodes MSEKPIRVGQRVEVNGKDSLGTVAFVGSTHFSQGKWVGVILDEKKGKNNGSVQGKSYFQCDDGYGIFVRQSQLVPLDTEEEGEDGSAETTPSASSSATTPASDKPKSRLPIGSAGKSAASRDERTPSKESSPRSDMKKTSSFVEVLQRKNRQARPSPRSGRGSSGSGTKGGTMGRSGSQVSLPSPRTPASGAGPGEAGGTPLEGKQVEGCDIACQTEQTNFVETLTPQYTPGAPSSAMQTLEDKMAAMQMQQEMENLRGEIRDLNEKLETLRVKRAQDKEKLKESEKLKLQLEQLLEFKSKIMESQAQLQREMQKAKQDAREAIESKDKHMEDTQELTENVEMLTLDKEMAEEKAETLQLELDQAKERIEELTLDLEILKTEMSGGGGATPTDGDSEATSFKVRQLEQQNSRLRETLVKMRDLAAHDKHELQKLQKDMETKKTEVTELNRSRVKLTSQVAELEQTISDLQEQVDAALGAEEMVETLTDRNLNLEEKVAELHETVADLEAINDMNDQLQENARELELELREELDMANGKIREVMREREASNEIIVDQESTIKKFRELVQKQQEQNIELRQALEKETNKPIATPSEIIDFKKMFIETKAHSKAIDMELRQLEVAQANQHVAYLTQYMPDNFMTRGGDHDAVLVLLLVARMVWKAEIVIGGLRDKYPAPDTIDRNTVLKSHSVEQYAFASRLLQLLYALQALLHQYEQVLNTCNVEVFLKLGTLYGEMASHERNIDFYVDLLRKDQLDENTPMDALEKTVGYFSTVYPAHLAAEKINQSLYLTDVARVLSSGTDAASTYSSAILTMLHPQHESSDVALVCRDIVNASKDIQGAVKRIRRRMPQDGSVGPLSYPQDVQEALTSAIANMNNSTRALRHVSKACQQQTSLLADNENGILGEKLKEFIHQATDLIYGREDLGPESLRLSLSRTQNDINRVANTLEKGEYDFDGSVEERTVQPVVLRAQALKDEMKDTEHIKYKLENKEQDLKDLKLTLKQKNEELSEMTVRRDLAEKKLSTATRDSDLTIEKLQRKLDDTLMMLRRKEKEYDETMDHLQSDIESLETEKGELREKLKALNKKTLYEALSKSSPLTGGVSPSSPTTPSAAGGAPTVGGGVVRDSPMLLQQINDLRTALNHATAAAHYNTAHRMHRQLAALKPIKIHHLGSGEEKRDKTKEEAFEGEKKSIDHINQLTRQASHIQKEVHNMITGVEVVDLSKRRAGTLPCTDLASPAHHLINYNNRINNLRSQITLLQDEITKAVATMKPGGSVETALSTFPSPQLTKAMGEQDLVCVGRLKVPASTSTETSKEPVPVILQPNHLKKLHLQLLK
- the DCTN1-p150 gene encoding dynactin subunit 1 isoform X9, whose amino-acid sequence is MSEKPIRVGQRVEVNGKDSLGTVAFVGSTHFSQGKWVGVILDEKKGKNNGSVQGKSYFQCDDGYGIFVRQSQLVPLDTEEEGEDGSAETTPSASSSATTPASDKPKSSLKRKPTGNPVPQKPDRLRLPIGSAGKSAASRDERTPSKESSPRSDMKKTSSFVEVLQRKNRQARPSPRSGRGSSGSGTKGGTMGRSGSQVSLPSPRTPASGAGPGEAGGTPLEGKQVEGCDIACQTEQTNFVETLTPQYTPGAPSSAMQTLEDKMAAMQMQQEMENLRGEIRDLNEKLETLRVKRAQDKEKLKESEKLKLQLEQLLEFKSKIMESQAQLQREMQKAKQDAREAIESKDKHMEDTQELTENVEMLTLDKEMAEEKAETLQLELDQAKERIEELTLDLEILKTEMSGGGGATPTDGDSEATSFKVRQLEQQNSRLRETLVKMRDLAAHDKHELQKLQKDMETKKTEVTELNRSRVKLTSQVAELEQTISDLQEQVDAALGAEEMVETLTDRNLNLEEKVAELHETVADLEAINDMNDQLQENARELELELREELDMANGKIREVMREREASNEIIVDQESTIKKFRELVQKQQEQNIELRQALEKETNKPIATPSEIIDFKKMFIETKAHSKAIDMELRQLEVAQANQHVAYLTQYMPDNFMTRGGDHDAVLVLLLVARMVWKAEIVIGGLRDKYPAPDTIDRNTVLKSHSVEQYAFASRLLQLLYALQALLHQYEQVLNTCNVEVFLKLGTLYGEMASHERNIDFYVDLLRKDQLDENTPMDALEKTVGYFSTVYPAHLAAEKINQSLYLTDVARVLSSGTDAASTYSSAILTMLHPQHESSDVALVCRDIVNASKDIQGAVKRIRRRMPQDGSVGPLSYPQDVQEALTSAIANMNNSTRALRHVSKACQQQTSLLADNENGILGEKLKEFIHQATDLIYGREDLGPESLRLSLSRTQNDINRVANTLEKGEYDFDGSVEERTVQPVVLRAQALKDEMKDTEHIKYKLENKEQDLKDLKLTLKQKNEELSEMTVRRDLAEKKLSTATRDSDLTIEKLQRKLDDTLMMLRRKEKEYDETMDHLQSDIESLETEKGELREKLKALNKKTLYEALSKSSPLTGGVSPSSPTTPSAAGGAPTVGGGVVRDSPMLLQQINDLRTALNHATAAAHYNTAHRMHRQLAALKPIKIHHLGSGEEKRDKTKEEAFEGEKKSIDHINQLTRQASHIQKEVHNMITGVEVVDLSKRRAGTLPCTDLASPAHHLINYNNRINNLRSQITLLQDEITKAVATMKPGGSVETALSTFPSPQLTKAMGEQDLVCVGRLKVPASTSTETSKEPVPVILQPNHLKKLHLQLLK
- the DCTN1-p150 gene encoding dynactin subunit 1 isoform X18, which codes for MSEKPIRVGQRVEVNGKDSLGTVAFVGSTHFSQGKWVGVILDEKKGKNNGSVQGKSYFQCDDGYGIFVRQSQLVPLDTEEEGEDGSAETTPSASSSATTPASDKPKSSLKRKVEPTRLPIGSAGKSAASRDERTPSKESSPRSDMKKTSSFVETNFVETLTPQYTPGAPSSAMQTLEDKMAAMQMQQEMENLRGEIRDLNEKLETLRVKRAQDKEKLKESEKLKLQLEQLLEFKSKIMESQAQLQREMQKAKQDAREAIESKDKHMEDTQELTENVEMLTLDKEMAEEKAETLQLELDQAKERIEELTLDLEILKTEMSGGGGATPTDGDSEATSFKVRQLEQQNSRLRETLVKMRDLAAHDKHELQKLQKDMETKKTEVTELNRSRVKLTSQVAELEQTISDLQEQVDAALGAEEMVETLTDRNLNLEEKVAELHETVADLEAINDMNDQLQENARELELELREELDMANGKIREVMREREASNEIIVDQESTIKKFRELVQKQQEQNIELRQALEKETNKPIATPSEIIDFKKMFIETKAHSKAIDMELRQLEVAQANQHVAYLTQYMPDNFMTRGGDHDAVLVLLLVARMVWKAEIVIGGLRDKYPAPDTIDRNTVLKSHSVEQYAFASRLLQLLYALQALLHQYEQVLNTCNVEVFLKLGTLYGEMASHERNIDFYVDLLRKDQLDENTPMDALEKTVGYFSTVYPAHLAAEKINQSLYLTDVARVLSSGTDAASTYSSAILTMLHPQHESSDVALVCRDIVNASKDIQGAVKRIRRRMPQDGSVGPLSYPQDVQEALTSAIANMNNSTRALRHVSKACQQQTSLLADNENGILGEKLKEFIHQATDLIYGREDLGPESLRLSLSRTQNDINRVANTLEKGEYDFDGSVEERTVQPVVLRAQALKDEMKDTEHIKYKLENKEQDLKDLKLTLKQKNEELSEMTVRRDLAEKKLSTATRDSDLTIEKLQRKLDDTLMMLRRKEKEYDETMDHLQSDIESLETEKGELREKLKALNKKTLYEALSKSSPLTGGVSPSSPTTPSAAGGAPTVGGGVVRDSPMLLQQINDLRTALNHATAAAHYNTAHRMHRQLAALKPIKIHHLGSGEEKRDKTKEEAFEGEKKSIDHINQLTRQASHIQKEVHNMITGVEVVDLSKRRAGTLPCTDLASPAHHLINYNNRINNLRSQITLLQDEITKAVATMKPGGSVETALSTFPSPQLTKAMGEQDLVCVGRLKVPASTSTETSKEPVPVILQPNHLKKLHLQLLK
- the DCTN1-p150 gene encoding dynactin subunit 1 isoform X17 codes for the protein MSEKPIRVGQRVEVNGKDSLGTVAFVGSTHFSQGKWVGVILDEKKGKNNGSVQGKSYFQCDDGYGIFVRQSQLVPLDTEEEGEDGSAETTPSASSSATTPASDKPKSSLKRKPTGNPVPQKPDRLRLPIGSAGKSAASRDERTPSKESSPRSDMKKTSSFVETNFVETLTPQYTPGAPSSAMQTLEDKMAAMQMQQEMENLRGEIRDLNEKLETLRVKRAQDKEKLKESEKLKLQLEQLLEFKSKIMESQAQLQREMQKAKQDAREAIESKDKHMEDTQELTENVEMLTLDKEMAEEKAETLQLELDQAKERIEELTLDLEILKTEMSGGGGATPTDGDSEATSFKVRQLEQQNSRLRETLVKMRDLAAHDKHELQKLQKDMETKKTEVTELNRSRVKLTSQVAELEQTISDLQEQVDAALGAEEMVETLTDRNLNLEEKVAELHETVADLEAINDMNDQLQENARELELELREELDMANGKIREVMREREASNEIIVDQESTIKKFRELVQKQQEQNIELRQALEKETNKPIATPSEIIDFKKMFIETKAHSKAIDMELRQLEVAQANQHVAYLTQYMPDNFMTRGGDHDAVLVLLLVARMVWKAEIVIGGLRDKYPAPDTIDRNTVLKSHSVEQYAFASRLLQLLYALQALLHQYEQVLNTCNVEVFLKLGTLYGEMASHERNIDFYVDLLRKDQLDENTPMDALEKTVGYFSTVYPAHLAAEKINQSLYLTDVARVLSSGTDAASTYSSAILTMLHPQHESSDVALVCRDIVNASKDIQGAVKRIRRRMPQDGSVGPLSYPQDVQEALTSAIANMNNSTRALRHVSKACQQQTSLLADNENGILGEKLKEFIHQATDLIYGREDLGPESLRLSLSRTQNDINRVANTLEKGEYDFDGSVEERTVQPVVLRAQALKDEMKDTEHIKYKLENKEQDLKDLKLTLKQKNEELSEMTVRRDLAEKKLSTATRDSDLTIEKLQRKLDDTLMMLRRKEKEYDETMDHLQSDIESLETEKGELREKLKALNKKTLYEALSKSSPLTGGVSPSSPTTPSAAGGAPTVGGGVVRDSPMLLQQINDLRTALNHATAAAHYNTAHRMHRQLAALKPIKIHHLGSGEEKRDKTKEEAFEGEKKSIDHINQLTRQASHIQKEVHNMITGVEVVDLSKRRAGTLPCTDLASPAHHLINYNNRINNLRSQITLLQDEITKAVATMKPGGSVETALSTFPSPQLTKAMGEQDLVCVGRLKVPASTSTETSKEPVPVILQPNHLKKLHLQLLK